Proteins encoded by one window of Nicotiana tabacum cultivar K326 chromosome 10, ASM71507v2, whole genome shotgun sequence:
- the LOC142165517 gene encoding protein MAINTENANCE OF MERISTEMS-like, whose protein sequence is MSTIENELFTVREEIPLELHMWRNNLGEVRKKTVIKALGGLFGLLKINPRKDIIEALIPLWDPAHNVFHFADFELTLTLEEIAGYVGFSGNLRNRYPVASRTVTPHKFLDLLSISREIQDGNLAKEFCTFYFLYRRYGNPRGFEMTDIGLTHSGNKDKWEDRRGLAFIVAFLSVLICPRKDRNIELGLVRIADLMTKKANGTIVPMILAEIYRALTVCQEGGNFFEGCNMLLQLWMEEHLFHYPGYMNCGMTGLKCIEKHEQRVGAMSFRMVRNHGLHT, encoded by the coding sequence ATGAGCACAATTGAAAATGAACTTTTCACAGTCCGCGAGGAAatcccgttagaactacatatgtGGCGGAATAATTTGGGAGAAGTTAGAAAAAAAACTGTGATAAAAGCTTTGGGTGGTCTCTTTGGGCTTCTAAAGATTAATCCGAGAAAGGATATAATTGAGGCTTTGATACCCTTatgggacccagcacataatgtgttccattttGCTGATTTTGAGCTAACTCTTACGCTTGAAGAAATAGCGGGCTACGTTGGTTTTAGCGGGAATCTCAGAAACCGATACCCGGTGGCATCTAGAACAGTGACTCCTCATAAGTTTCTAGACCTTCTAAGCATCAGTAGGGAAATTCAAGACGGAAATTTGGCCAAGGAATTCTGcacattctacttcttgtaccgacgttacgggaatccTCGTGGTTTTGAGATGACAGATATCGGTCTTACTCATTCGGGAAACAAAGATAAGTGGGAAGATCGGCGGGGATTGGCTTTCATAGTGGCATTCCTGAGTGTTTTGATTTGTCCAAGAAAAGATAGAAACATAGAGTTGGGGCTTGTGAGGATAGCCGACTTGATGACTAAAAAGGCAAATGGCACCATTGTACCAATGATCTTGGCGGAGATTTACCGAGCTCTAACTGTTTGCCAAGAAGGAGGAAattttttcgaaggatgcaataTGCTTCTGCAActctggatggaggaacacctgtTTCACTATCCAGGGTACATGAACTGTGGCATGACCGGCCTTaaatgcattgaaaaacatgaacaaCGGGTGGGGGCTATGAGTTTCCGGATGGTACGGAATCATGGTTTACACACTTGA